A window of Halopseudomonas sabulinigri genomic DNA:
GGCCGCGAAGAAGCTGCGCCCAAGCCACACCCTGAAGGCATACAGCTGTTGCTCAAGCGCTGGAGGTTATTGCCGGCACAGGCGGTGATGGTTGGCGATTTTCGCTTTGATCTGGAAGCGGGCCGGGCAGCAGGCGCCCGCACTTGTCTGGTTCATGCCGACAACCAATGGCCCGCGTTGGCCGATTGGCACGTGGCTGACTGTCGGCACCTGTTAGCCCAGTGTTGAGCCGCACTCAGCTCGCCCGATAGCGCAGGCGCATGGACAGGTCCACCGCCTTTACGTCCTTGGTCAGGCTGCCGATAGAGATGTAGTCGACCCCGGTTTCCGCCACACTGCGCAGCGTGGTCTCGTTGATGCCACCGGAAGCCTCGAGCTTGGCTTTGCCGGCGGTCAGTTCCACTGCGGTGCGCATGTCTTCCAGGCTCAGCTCGTCGAGCATGACAATATCGGCTCCGGCTGCCAGCGCCTGACGCAGTTCATCCAGGCTTTCCACCTCCACTTCCACCGGCTTGCCCGGCGCAATATGGTGCGCCTGATTGATGGCTGCGGCGATGCCACCGCAGGCGGCGATATGGTTTTCCTTGATCAGAAAGGCATCGAACAGGCCAATGCGGTGATTGTGGCAGCCGCCACAGGTAACCGCGTATTTCTGCGCCATGCGTAGCCCCGGCAGCGTTTTGCGCGTATCCAGCAGCTGTACCGGCGTGTCTTTTACCAACGCCGCAAAATGGTGGCTGCGGGTAGCGGTGGCCGACAGCGTCTGAATGAAGTTGAGCATACAGCGCTCGGCGGTCAGCAGGCCGCGAGCCGGTCCTTTCAGGCGGCACAGGGTCTGGTCGGCGATCAGCTGGTCGCCATCGCGCACCAGCCACTCGATCTCGATGCTGGCATCCACCTGCCGCACCACCTCGTGCGCCCAGGCGCGACCACAGAACACCGCCGGCTCGCGGGTGATGATGCTGGCCTCGGCGCGGTGCTCGGCGGGAATCAGGCTGGCGGTAATGTCGCCATCGCCAACGTCTTCATTCAGGGCGCGGCGCACATCGTCAACAATGACCGCTTGCAGGCTGTCGAGGGTGAGGTTTGGCATGGGGGCTCCAGCAGGTGTG
This region includes:
- the nadC gene encoding carboxylating nicotinate-nucleotide diphosphorylase, with the translated sequence MPNLTLDSLQAVIVDDVRRALNEDVGDGDITASLIPAEHRAEASIITREPAVFCGRAWAHEVVRQVDASIEIEWLVRDGDQLIADQTLCRLKGPARGLLTAERCMLNFIQTLSATATRSHHFAALVKDTPVQLLDTRKTLPGLRMAQKYAVTCGGCHNHRIGLFDAFLIKENHIAACGGIAAAINQAHHIAPGKPVEVEVESLDELRQALAAGADIVMLDELSLEDMRTAVELTAGKAKLEASGGINETTLRSVAETGVDYISIGSLTKDVKAVDLSMRLRYRAS